A single window of Desulfurella sp. DNA harbors:
- a CDS encoding methyl-accepting chemotaxis protein has product VKGIKDQMNVFAASIEEMSGNLKSMTDHLMSINTDFEQFNKNNAALQSKIDERNKDITEKKENLSAFVESIKNLSVSSEKISEVIGSISDIASQTNLLALNAAIEAARVGEAGKGFAVVADEIRKLATKTDNMTKNINKILDTFNSKIEEAVENVENVNNFLETLANDFNEFAGLFSQSQKESNSIGEALAQNSLAISEQIKVVDDLAYRINIIYTALEKIVHVITTMVNVNKKIEKMIKF; this is encoded by the coding sequence GTAAAAGGCATAAAAGATCAGATGAATGTGTTTGCTGCATCGATTGAAGAAATGAGCGGCAATCTAAAATCCATGACAGATCACCTTATGTCAATCAATACCGACTTTGAGCAATTTAACAAAAATAATGCTGCTTTACAATCCAAGATAGATGAGCGTAATAAAGATATAACAGAAAAAAAAGAAAACCTAAGTGCATTTGTAGAAAGTATAAAAAACTTAAGTGTTTCATCAGAAAAAATTAGCGAAGTAATTGGTTCAATATCAGATATTGCTTCACAAACAAACCTGCTTGCATTGAATGCTGCTATTGAAGCTGCACGTGTGGGAGAAGCTGGCAAAGGTTTTGCGGTAGTTGCAGATGAGATTAGAAAACTTGCAACAAAAACAGATAATATGACAAAAAATATTAATAAAATTCTTGATACATTTAATAGCAAAATAGAAGAAGCTGTTGAAAATGTAGAAAATGTCAACAATTTTTTAGAGACGCTTGCAAATGATTTTAATGAATTTGCAGGTTTGTTTAGTCAATCTCAAAAAGAATCAAATTCTATTGGTGAAGCTTTAGCTCAAAACTCATTAGCTATAAGTGAGCAAATAAAAGTTGTGGATGATTTGGCTTACAGAATAAATATTATTTATACAGCACTGGAAAAAATTGTTCATGTAATTACTACTATGGTTAATGTTAATAAAAAAATAGAAAAGATGATAAAATTTTAG
- a CDS encoding chemotaxis protein CheW — MESFNSEYTQAVGFNLENETYGIDILNVSEIIKPINITFIPNTLDFVLGVINLRGKIIPIVDLNKKFFDKFKDITQDSRIIVVSVEDNTVGFLVDRIKKIYHINNQNIENSPETVNENIQKYIKGVGKLDEALVILLDVNTILKEGGYKS; from the coding sequence ATGGAGAGTTTTAATTCGGAGTATACTCAGGCTGTAGGATTTAATTTAGAAAATGAGACATATGGTATAGATATACTGAATGTATCGGAAATAATTAAACCTATAAATATAACTTTTATCCCAAATACACTGGATTTTGTTCTTGGTGTTATAAATCTAAGAGGTAAAATTATTCCTATAGTTGATTTAAACAAAAAATTTTTTGATAAATTTAAAGATATAACTCAAGATAGCAGAATAATAGTGGTTTCTGTCGAAGATAACACTGTAGGTTTCCTTGTAGATAGAATAAAAAAAATATATCATATAAACAATCAAAATATAGAAAACTCTCCAGAAACCGTAAATGAAAATATACAAAAGTATATCAAAGGCGTAGGCAAGCTTGATGAAGCTTTGGTTATTTTGCTTGATGTAAATACCATACTAAAAGAAGGTGGGTATAAGTCATGA
- a CDS encoding chemotaxis protein, translated as MNDELKEVLRVGENRVEFVDFRMFEDRSGYIKENIYGINVAKIKEIIKYPDPKEIISVHGKSDVLEGMINLRGEVIPIVNLAKWLNIKEPQDPSIAKNKKIIVANFNNVTVGFIVHEAKRIRRFAWSDIKPPNDVLSSQYDNKIIGTINNIDDEDKDKVLLIVDFEKICEELGIFGTENVQRIEKDMSNVKISRKANVLIADDSSIARKIIKEAIKPITEKLYETKDGQEAWELLNTLYESSNGNIKSMVDLVITDVEMPNMDGFTLTKMIKEDPRFESLPVVVNTSLSGGANLAKAKSVGADDFCTKFIAEEFVRAVTNNVK; from the coding sequence ATGAACGATGAATTGAAAGAAGTTTTAAGAGTAGGTGAAAACAGGGTTGAGTTTGTTGATTTTAGAATGTTTGAAGATAGATCAGGTTACATTAAAGAAAACATTTACGGTATAAATGTAGCAAAGATAAAAGAAATAATTAAATATCCAGATCCAAAAGAAATAATTAGCGTTCATGGCAAATCTGATGTATTAGAAGGTATGATTAATTTGAGGGGAGAGGTAATTCCAATTGTAAATTTAGCTAAATGGCTAAATATAAAAGAACCCCAGGATCCATCAATTGCTAAAAATAAAAAAATTATTGTGGCAAATTTTAATAATGTGACGGTTGGATTTATAGTTCATGAAGCAAAAAGGATAAGAAGATTTGCCTGGAGCGATATAAAACCACCCAATGATGTGTTATCCAGCCAGTACGACAATAAAATTATAGGCACGATAAACAATATAGACGATGAAGACAAAGATAAAGTTTTGCTTATAGTTGATTTTGAAAAGATTTGTGAAGAACTTGGCATATTTGGAACAGAAAATGTACAAAGAATAGAAAAAGATATGTCAAATGTTAAAATTTCAAGAAAAGCCAATGTTTTAATAGCAGATGATTCATCTATTGCAAGAAAGATTATAAAAGAAGCTATAAAACCTATAACAGAAAAACTCTACGAAACAAAAGATGGTCAGGAAGCCTGGGAGCTTTTAAATACACTTTATGAATCGTCCAATGGAAATATTAAATCCATGGTAGATTTGGTGATTACTGATGTGGAAATGCCAAACATGGATGGTTTTACGCTGACAAAAATGATAAAAGAAGACCCAAGATTTGAATCTTTGCCTGTTGTTGTTAATACTTCGCTATCCGGTGGCGCTAATTTAGCAAAAGCAAAATCTGTAGGAGCTGATGATTTTTGTACAAAATTTATTGCAGAAGAGTTTGTAAGAGCTGTTACAAACAATGTTAAATAG